Proteins from a genomic interval of Phenylobacterium sp. LH3H17:
- a CDS encoding type II CAAX prenyl endopeptidase Rce1 family protein: protein MTARRSAVAFFLLILALAGPLWLVSDRLGVIGSLRIPTSDLALAFTPMIAGLALVVWREGWGRAALLLRSAVDVTTIRGGRWIAAACLLPPLIYLTSWGLMRLSGADHPIPTPDLPRLALLFALFLVLAAGEEIGWMGYAFDPLQQRWGALGASIVLAIPWWLGHLPSMSAIGASRSDMAWWLLGAFGLRILMTWIYNNSAASLCAMLIFHALLNLSRIATFPVVGAHYVGAYQAVAYVVVAALALAVVWITRGRLGEAR from the coding sequence ATGACCGCCAGACGCTCGGCCGTCGCCTTCTTCCTGCTGATCCTGGCGCTCGCGGGTCCTCTATGGCTGGTCAGCGACCGCCTGGGCGTGATCGGATCTCTTCGAATCCCCACCAGCGATCTGGCCCTGGCGTTCACGCCGATGATCGCAGGCCTGGCGCTCGTGGTCTGGCGGGAGGGGTGGGGGAGGGCGGCGCTATTGTTGCGGAGCGCCGTGGATGTGACCACCATCCGGGGTGGTCGCTGGATCGCCGCCGCCTGTCTGCTTCCGCCGCTCATCTATCTGACGAGCTGGGGTCTCATGCGGCTGAGCGGCGCGGATCACCCGATCCCCACGCCGGATTTGCCGCGCCTGGCCTTGCTCTTCGCTCTGTTCCTGGTTCTGGCGGCCGGCGAGGAGATCGGTTGGATGGGATATGCGTTCGATCCGTTGCAGCAGCGCTGGGGCGCGCTGGGTGCGAGCATTGTGCTCGCGATCCCTTGGTGGCTGGGCCACCTGCCGTCGATGTCGGCGATCGGCGCGTCGCGAAGCGACATGGCTTGGTGGCTGCTCGGCGCGTTCGGCCTCCGCATCCTCATGACCTGGATTTACAACAACAGCGCGGCAAGCCTCTGCGCCATGCTGATCTTCCACGCCCTCCTCAACCTCAGTCGCATCGCCACATTCCCCGTGGTCGGGGCCCACTACGTGGGCGCCTACCAGGCCGTGGCCTATGTTGTCGTCGCGGCGCTCGCCTTGGCCGTCGTCTGGATCACGCGTGGCCGGTTGGGTGAGGCGCGCTGA
- a CDS encoding DUF2975 domain-containing protein, with amino-acid sequence MSDVSNATLGLSRGLLKVCRALNIIAAGLFFVLLVASFFNEDAFVHYYRTQMPEADVGRLLPALRGMVLVGAPMFALIHVLLSRILDMTETVRSGDPFVPENAARLRVVAWCLLMIEVLHAGMGLLVHQVQASHVPMEWDFSPAGWLAVLLIFVLARVFEEGARLRGDLQAMI; translated from the coding sequence ATGTCGGATGTCTCCAACGCCACGCTTGGCCTGTCGCGGGGGCTGCTCAAGGTCTGCCGCGCGCTGAACATCATCGCGGCGGGACTTTTCTTCGTGCTGCTGGTCGCCAGCTTCTTCAACGAAGACGCCTTCGTCCATTACTACCGGACGCAGATGCCGGAAGCCGACGTCGGTCGCCTCCTGCCGGCGCTGCGCGGCATGGTGCTGGTCGGCGCGCCGATGTTCGCTCTGATCCACGTGCTGCTCTCCCGCATCCTCGACATGACGGAGACGGTCCGGAGCGGCGATCCCTTCGTGCCCGAGAACGCGGCTCGCCTGCGCGTCGTCGCCTGGTGCCTCTTGATGATCGAGGTGCTGCACGCCGGCATGGGCCTCCTGGTCCATCAGGTGCAGGCGTCCCATGTGCCGATGGAATGGGACTTCTCCCCGGCGGGTTGGCTCGCCGTCCTGCTGATCTTCGTGCTGGCCCGCGTGTTCGAGGAAGGCGCGCGCCTGCGCGGCGACCTGCAGGCGATGATCTGA
- a CDS encoding helix-turn-helix transcriptional regulator, whose product MPILIRIDDMLHERRMTLTELAGRVGITLANLSILKTGKAKGVRFETLEAICDVLDCQPGDLIEFRRDDPNPPQSQGAGGTG is encoded by the coding sequence ATGCCCATACTCATCAGGATCGACGACATGCTGCACGAGCGGCGGATGACGCTCACAGAACTCGCGGGCCGGGTCGGCATCACCCTGGCCAACCTCTCGATCCTCAAGACCGGCAAGGCCAAGGGGGTCCGGTTCGAGACGCTGGAGGCGATCTGCGACGTGCTCGACTGCCAGCCGGGCGATCTCATCGAGTTCCGCCGAGACGATCCGAACCCGCCTCAGTCGCAAGGGGCTGGCGGAACCGGCTGA
- a CDS encoding acyclic terpene utilization AtuA family protein yields the protein MNKVVRIGGAGGFLGDSSVAAPQLLKGGKLDYMILDYLAEATMSALGQLKAARPDQGYARDFTEWVWKDNLQDLKAQGVKIVTNAGGLNPHACRARMEELAAAAGLSFKIAVVEGDDLMDRLDDLSRRGLTEMFTNAAFPDTGRVFTANAYFGGRPIAAALAAGADMVITGRVVDSALALGPLMHEFGWTDADHDLLSAGSLAGHVIECGAQATGGLFTDWEDVPDWAHIGYPVIECHADGSFVVTKPAGTGGLVSPAAVAEQILYEVGDPQGYALPDVVCDFTEVRVESVGDNRVRVTGAKGYPASGSYKVCITFEDGYRFIGAMPVVGRDAVRKAARQAEAVLERLGDMLRDRNLPPLRDRRVEVLGAEASYGAQARPEAKAVREVVARVGAEHESAEALGLLAREFASPTTSMSVGSTGWFGGAPTITPVARVYSILLPRTEVSAVVTLGEARMEVAAEPPARAFDPGAVVRPEAADAPDSGEALVQAPLIDLAWARSGDKGDAFNIGVIARRPEYLPWIRRALSPQAVRAFFAHEFEGAKAPEVIRYDLPGLLAINLHCIQSLGGGQFSSLRLDPLAKGKAQQLLDMEIDIPARLLER from the coding sequence ATGAACAAGGTCGTGCGGATCGGCGGGGCCGGTGGTTTTCTTGGCGACTCATCGGTGGCGGCGCCGCAGCTGCTGAAGGGCGGCAAGCTCGACTACATGATCCTGGACTATCTGGCCGAGGCGACGATGTCGGCCTTGGGCCAGCTCAAGGCCGCGCGTCCCGACCAGGGCTATGCCCGCGATTTCACGGAGTGGGTCTGGAAAGACAACCTGCAGGACCTGAAGGCGCAGGGCGTGAAGATCGTCACCAATGCCGGCGGCCTCAACCCCCACGCCTGCCGGGCGCGGATGGAGGAGCTGGCCGCCGCCGCCGGACTGAGCTTCAAGATCGCCGTGGTGGAGGGCGACGACCTGATGGACCGCCTCGACGACCTGTCCCGACGCGGCCTGACGGAAATGTTCACCAACGCCGCGTTCCCCGATACCGGCCGCGTGTTCACGGCCAACGCCTATTTCGGCGGCCGGCCCATCGCCGCGGCCCTCGCGGCCGGCGCCGACATGGTGATCACCGGGCGCGTGGTGGACAGCGCGCTCGCGCTCGGTCCGCTGATGCATGAGTTCGGCTGGACTGACGCCGACCATGACCTGCTCTCCGCGGGCTCGCTCGCCGGACACGTGATCGAGTGCGGCGCCCAGGCGACGGGCGGCCTCTTCACGGACTGGGAGGACGTGCCCGACTGGGCCCACATCGGCTATCCCGTGATCGAGTGCCATGCCGACGGCAGCTTCGTCGTCACGAAGCCCGCGGGGACCGGCGGGCTGGTGTCGCCGGCCGCCGTCGCCGAGCAGATCCTGTACGAAGTCGGCGATCCCCAGGGCTATGCGCTCCCCGACGTTGTGTGCGATTTCACCGAGGTGCGGGTCGAGTCCGTGGGCGATAACCGGGTCCGCGTCACGGGGGCCAAGGGATATCCGGCCAGCGGCAGCTACAAGGTCTGCATCACCTTCGAGGACGGCTATCGGTTCATCGGCGCCATGCCTGTCGTCGGGCGCGACGCGGTGCGCAAGGCGGCTCGCCAGGCCGAGGCGGTGTTGGAACGCCTGGGCGACATGCTGCGCGATCGCAACCTGCCGCCCCTGCGCGACCGCCGGGTCGAGGTGCTGGGCGCCGAGGCGTCCTACGGCGCCCAGGCCCGGCCGGAAGCCAAGGCTGTGCGCGAGGTCGTCGCGCGCGTCGGCGCCGAGCACGAGAGCGCCGAGGCCTTGGGCCTGCTGGCGCGGGAATTCGCCTCGCCCACCACCTCCATGAGCGTGGGCTCGACCGGCTGGTTCGGCGGGGCGCCGACCATCACCCCCGTTGCGCGGGTCTATTCGATCCTCCTGCCCCGGACAGAGGTTTCCGCGGTGGTGACCCTGGGCGAGGCCCGGATGGAGGTGGCGGCGGAGCCGCCCGCCAGGGCTTTCGACCCGGGCGCGGTGGTGCGTCCCGAGGCGGCCGACGCCCCCGACTCCGGCGAGGCTCTTGTCCAGGCGCCGCTGATCGACCTGGCGTGGGCCCGGTCGGGCGACAAGGGCGACGCCTTCAATATCGGGGTCATCGCGCGGCGTCCGGAATACCTGCCCTGGATCCGGCGCGCCCTGAGCCCCCAGGCCGTACGGGCCTTCTTCGCCCACGAGTTCGAGGGGGCCAAGGCCCCCGAGGTGATCCGCTACGACCTGCCGGGCCTCCTAGCGATCAACCTGCACTGCATCCAGTCGCTTGGCGGCGGACAGTTCTCCAGCCTGCGGCTGGACCCGCTCGCCAAGGGCAAGGCGCAGCAACTTCTGGACATGGAGATCGATATTCCGGCTCGCCTCCTGGAGCGATAG
- a CDS encoding Hpt domain-containing protein — MARRDLTGAVNFRYLEDFARGDDAMIDEVLALFREQAAMWSGMLDPASEGWRDAVHTIKGAARGVGAFDLGDVCAAAEDSGAVGLDAVRDALDLALADIAAYAHERAIQSLRTPRS; from the coding sequence ATGGCCAGGCGAGACCTCACCGGAGCGGTGAATTTCCGTTACCTGGAAGACTTCGCGCGCGGCGACGACGCCATGATCGACGAAGTCCTGGCCCTGTTTCGCGAACAGGCGGCCATGTGGTCGGGAATGCTGGATCCGGCCTCGGAGGGCTGGCGCGACGCCGTCCACACCATCAAGGGTGCGGCGCGTGGGGTGGGCGCCTTCGATCTGGGCGATGTCTGCGCCGCGGCCGAGGACTCAGGCGCTGTCGGACTCGACGCCGTGCGCGACGCCCTGGACCTGGCGCTGGCCGACATCGCCGCCTATGCCCACGAGCGGGCGATTCAGTCCCTGCGCACGCCGCGCAGCTGA
- a CDS encoding chorismate mutase yields MTLLTEDRPLPADCETMVDVRKGVDALDRALVLLLAERQRYMDAAARIKTDRATVLDTGRIEDVVAKVKASARDAGLSEGIAEPVWRLLIDRCIAYEFGVWDQLRGVRRD; encoded by the coding sequence ATGACCCTGTTGACCGAAGATCGGCCCCTCCCTGCCGACTGCGAGACCATGGTCGACGTCCGCAAGGGCGTCGACGCCTTGGACCGCGCCCTCGTCCTGCTGTTGGCCGAGCGCCAGCGCTACATGGACGCCGCCGCCCGCATCAAGACCGACCGCGCCACCGTGCTGGACACCGGCCGCATCGAGGACGTGGTGGCCAAGGTGAAGGCTTCCGCCCGCGACGCGGGACTCTCGGAAGGCATAGCCGAACCGGTGTGGCGGCTGCTGATCGACCGCTGCATCGCCTACGAGTTCGGCGTCTGGGATCAGCTGCGCGGCGTGCGCAGGGACTGA
- the gcvA gene encoding transcriptional regulator GcvA → MERNTERRRLPPLNALRAFEAAARHLNFSRAADELSVTPGAVSQQIQNLEDYVGAALFKRTPKGLLLTDAAQTALPALREAFDRLAEAASMLTAAVDGRRLTLTAAPSFAAKWLVPRLGRFEELHPQVDVWLSAGLELVDLTAGEVDVAIRYGAGRYPGLEVRRLIGETVIPVLSPALAEAQPLNTPADLANHILLHDGSPEPDDSCPDWTMWLAARGLRSIDGARGPRFNQSSLVIEAALNGRGVALAKRTLAQADLDAGRLITPLDITTNVDFAYYVVHPKAKGRLPQVKAFINWIAAEAEAHEAALRSLDNGAGI, encoded by the coding sequence ATGGAGAGAAACACTGAGCGCCGCCGTTTGCCGCCGCTCAACGCCCTGCGGGCGTTCGAGGCCGCCGCACGGCACCTGAATTTCTCACGCGCCGCCGACGAGCTTTCGGTGACGCCCGGCGCGGTCAGCCAGCAGATTCAAAACCTTGAGGACTATGTGGGCGCGGCGCTGTTCAAGCGTACGCCCAAGGGCCTGTTGCTGACCGACGCGGCCCAGACCGCCCTGCCAGCCCTGCGCGAGGCCTTCGACCGCCTGGCCGAGGCCGCGTCCATGCTGACCGCCGCCGTGGACGGTCGGCGCCTGACCCTCACGGCCGCCCCCTCCTTCGCCGCCAAGTGGCTGGTTCCGCGCCTGGGACGGTTCGAGGAACTCCATCCGCAGGTCGACGTCTGGCTGTCGGCCGGCCTGGAACTGGTCGATCTGACCGCCGGCGAGGTGGATGTGGCCATCCGCTACGGCGCCGGCCGCTATCCGGGCCTGGAGGTCCGCCGGCTGATCGGCGAGACCGTGATCCCAGTCCTCAGCCCGGCCCTGGCCGAAGCCCAGCCCCTGAACACCCCCGCCGATCTCGCCAACCACATCCTGCTGCACGACGGATCGCCCGAGCCCGACGACTCCTGCCCAGACTGGACCATGTGGCTGGCGGCGCGGGGCCTTCGAAGCATCGACGGCGCCCGTGGCCCGCGGTTCAATCAATCGAGCCTGGTGATCGAGGCGGCGCTCAACGGCCGCGGCGTCGCCCTGGCCAAGCGCACCCTGGCCCAGGCCGACCTGGACGCCGGCCGGCTGATCACCCCGCTGGACATCACGACCAACGTGGATTTCGCCTATTACGTGGTCCATCCGAAGGCCAAGGGCCGCCTGCCGCAGGTGAAGGCGTTCATCAATTGGATCGCCGCCGAGGCCGAGGCGCACGAAGCCGCGCTGAGAAGCCTGGACAATGGCGCCGGGATTTAG
- the cobA gene encoding uroporphyrinogen-III C-methyltransferase, with the protein MSQDEPKAKETKRLVVIGGRGDRAAGTVWLVGAGPGDPELLTVKALKVLQTADVVVHDGLVSDEILDLAPSRARRISVAKRKSRHSYAQDDINRMLVAFAHDGLTVVRLKGGDPFIFGRGGEELEACREAGVACKVVPGVTSALAAAAGAGAPLTHRGSAQAVTFVTGHASTGQVPDLDWDSLAKANQTVVIYMGVSTAAGISARLIDAGRAASTPALIVENASRADERRIVTTLSGLPEAAAEVAGPALLIVGEAMALAQAGTAELVSHVEARGRERGAKS; encoded by the coding sequence ATGTCCCAAGATGAGCCCAAGGCGAAGGAGACCAAGCGCCTCGTCGTCATCGGCGGACGGGGCGATCGCGCGGCCGGGACCGTCTGGCTGGTGGGCGCGGGTCCCGGCGATCCTGAACTGTTGACGGTCAAGGCCCTGAAGGTCCTGCAGACCGCCGACGTGGTGGTGCATGACGGCCTGGTCTCCGACGAGATCCTCGACCTGGCGCCCTCGCGGGCGCGGCGGATCTCGGTGGCCAAGCGCAAGTCGCGCCACTCCTACGCCCAGGATGACATCAACAGGATGCTGGTCGCCTTCGCCCACGACGGCCTGACCGTCGTGCGGCTGAAGGGCGGCGACCCGTTCATCTTCGGCCGGGGCGGCGAGGAGCTCGAGGCCTGCCGCGAAGCGGGCGTGGCGTGCAAGGTCGTCCCCGGGGTCACCTCGGCGCTCGCCGCCGCCGCCGGCGCCGGCGCGCCGCTCACCCATCGCGGCTCGGCCCAGGCGGTGACCTTCGTCACCGGCCATGCCTCGACGGGGCAGGTTCCGGACCTGGACTGGGATAGCCTGGCCAAGGCCAACCAGACCGTCGTGATCTATATGGGCGTTTCGACCGCGGCGGGGATCTCCGCGCGGCTGATCGACGCCGGTCGCGCGGCCTCGACCCCGGCCTTGATCGTCGAGAACGCCAGCCGCGCCGACGAGCGCCGTATCGTCACCACGCTTTCCGGTCTCCCCGAGGCCGCGGCGGAGGTGGCCGGACCGGCGCTTCTGATCGTCGGCGAGGCCATGGCGCTGGCTCAGGCCGGGACCGCCGAACTTGTCTCACACGTCGAAGCTCGCGGCCGCGAGCGGGGAGCGAAGTCTTGA
- a CDS encoding DUF2849 domain-containing protein: MKALTANRLDDGEVVFWKAGRWVERFAEAELFAGAETGEVAEAHAKNQPTVVVDAYLIDLVESEGLWAPLSYRERIRALGPTNHLGHGKQAEGGAAIQALQHASGAARSTGRVNLIKR, encoded by the coding sequence TTGAAAGCCCTGACCGCAAACCGCCTGGACGACGGCGAGGTGGTGTTCTGGAAAGCCGGGCGCTGGGTCGAGCGGTTCGCCGAGGCCGAGCTGTTCGCCGGCGCGGAGACCGGCGAGGTGGCCGAAGCCCACGCCAAGAACCAGCCGACTGTTGTTGTGGACGCCTATCTGATCGATCTGGTTGAGAGCGAGGGCCTGTGGGCGCCGCTCAGCTACCGCGAACGCATCCGGGCGCTCGGCCCCACCAATCACCTCGGACACGGCAAGCAGGCCGAGGGCGGCGCGGCCATCCAGGCTCTGCAACACGCCTCCGGCGCGGCGCGCTCGACCGGCCGCGTCAACCTGATCAAGCGCTAG
- a CDS encoding nitrite/sulfite reductase, producing the protein MYQYDTLDKEFLADRAAEFREQVGRRLAGEITEDQFKPIRLMNGLYLQLHAYMLRVAIPYGSLNPTQMRALAEIGRKYDKGYGHFTTRQNLQFHWIKLADTPAILDELAAVDMHAIQTSGNCIRNVTADPYAGATAEEIDDPRVWSEAIRQWSSLHPEFSFLPRKFKIAITASAKDRTAAKVHDIGLMVRRARDGTLGFEVIVGGGLGRTPYVGPTIREFLPANRLFSYLEAVLRVYNRHGRRDNSYKARIKILVAALGAEEFARQVEVEWEKVGAAGDLPDTEIARIRGAFAPTSFDTLVNRSEAFEEAKAADPIFARWARNNLRPHKRPGYSIVEISLKGIGDTPGDASSDQMDLVADLAERYGQDDIRVTHEQNLVLPHVKLDDLAVVHAELQRAGLATPNVNLISDIIACPGLDYCALANARAIPIAQDIARKFENQDRAELIGELKIKISGCINACGHHHIGHIGILGVDKKGEEFYQLTLGGSGAEDAAVGSMLGPALPANRVAEAIDVLVDVYLRERQGEERFLDTVRRTGVAPFKEAVYADAN; encoded by the coding sequence ATGTACCAGTACGACACCCTCGATAAAGAATTCCTGGCCGACCGCGCCGCCGAGTTCCGCGAACAGGTCGGCCGCCGGCTGGCCGGTGAGATCACCGAGGACCAGTTCAAGCCGATCCGGCTGATGAACGGCCTCTATCTGCAGCTTCACGCCTACATGCTGCGGGTGGCGATCCCCTATGGCTCGCTGAACCCGACCCAGATGCGCGCCCTCGCCGAGATCGGCCGCAAGTACGACAAGGGCTACGGCCACTTCACCACGCGCCAGAACCTGCAGTTCCACTGGATCAAGCTGGCCGATACGCCGGCGATCCTGGACGAGCTGGCGGCGGTGGACATGCACGCCATCCAGACCAGCGGCAACTGCATCCGTAACGTCACCGCCGACCCCTATGCCGGCGCGACGGCCGAAGAGATCGACGATCCTCGCGTCTGGTCCGAGGCGATCCGCCAATGGTCAAGCCTGCACCCGGAATTCTCGTTCCTGCCGCGCAAGTTCAAGATCGCCATCACGGCCTCGGCCAAGGACCGCACGGCGGCCAAGGTGCATGATATCGGCCTGATGGTCCGTCGCGCCCGCGACGGGACCCTGGGCTTCGAGGTGATCGTCGGCGGCGGCCTGGGGCGCACGCCATATGTCGGCCCGACCATCCGCGAGTTCCTGCCCGCCAACCGTCTGTTCTCGTACCTGGAAGCTGTGCTGCGGGTCTACAATCGCCACGGCCGGCGCGACAACAGCTACAAGGCCCGGATCAAGATCCTGGTCGCAGCCTTGGGGGCCGAGGAGTTCGCCCGCCAGGTGGAGGTCGAGTGGGAGAAGGTAGGCGCCGCCGGCGACCTGCCCGACACGGAGATCGCCCGCATCCGCGGCGCCTTCGCCCCCACCAGCTTCGACACCCTGGTCAACCGCTCGGAGGCCTTCGAGGAGGCCAAGGCGGCTGATCCGATCTTCGCGCGCTGGGCGCGCAACAACCTGCGACCGCACAAGCGTCCCGGCTATTCCATCGTCGAGATCTCGCTGAAGGGCATCGGCGACACGCCGGGCGACGCCAGCTCCGACCAGATGGACCTTGTGGCCGACCTGGCCGAACGCTACGGCCAGGACGACATCCGGGTGACCCACGAGCAGAACCTGGTCCTGCCGCACGTGAAGCTGGACGACCTCGCCGTCGTCCACGCCGAGCTGCAGCGCGCCGGTCTGGCGACGCCGAACGTCAACCTGATCTCCGACATTATCGCCTGCCCGGGGCTGGACTACTGCGCGCTCGCCAACGCCCGGGCGATCCCGATCGCTCAGGACATCGCGCGCAAGTTCGAGAACCAGGACCGCGCCGAGCTGATCGGCGAGCTGAAGATCAAGATCAGCGGCTGCATCAACGCGTGCGGCCACCACCACATCGGCCATATCGGCATCCTGGGCGTCGATAAGAAGGGCGAGGAGTTCTACCAGCTCACCCTGGGCGGCTCCGGCGCCGAGGATGCGGCGGTGGGCTCCATGCTGGGTCCCGCCCTGCCGGCCAACCGGGTGGCCGAGGCCATCGACGTCCTGGTCGACGTCTATCTGCGCGAACGCCAGGGCGAAGAACGCTTCCTCGACACCGTGCGCCGCACCGGCGTCGCCCCGTTCAAGGAGGCCGTCTATGCCGACGCGAATTAA
- a CDS encoding DUF934 domain-containing protein: MPTRIKLQSDGTFVLAEDPFTHVGDDEGLPPGDVIISLTRFQSDGDRLLSEGRSVGVRIEPAEEVETLAYDLPRIAVVAVAFPKYRDGRAYTAARLLRERYGFKGEIRAVGDVLREQAGFMVRTGMDAFEPADGSTPEQWAHVAHRQRHVYQRAADGRLPAFAERE, translated from the coding sequence ATGCCGACGCGAATTAAGCTCCAGTCCGACGGGACTTTCGTCCTGGCCGAGGACCCCTTCACCCACGTCGGCGACGACGAGGGCCTGCCTCCCGGCGACGTGATCATCTCGCTGACCCGCTTCCAGTCGGATGGCGACCGGCTGTTGTCGGAAGGTCGTTCGGTGGGAGTGCGCATCGAACCGGCCGAGGAGGTCGAGACCCTGGCCTACGACCTGCCGCGGATCGCCGTGGTGGCGGTGGCCTTCCCCAAGTACCGCGACGGGCGAGCCTATACGGCCGCTCGGCTGCTGCGGGAGCGCTACGGGTTCAAGGGCGAAATCCGCGCCGTGGGCGATGTCCTGCGCGAACAGGCGGGCTTCATGGTCCGAACCGGCATGGACGCCTTCGAACCCGCCGACGGTTCGACCCCCGAGCAGTGGGCCCACGTCGCCCACCGTCAACGTCATGTCTATCAGCGCGCCGCCGACGGCCGGCTTCCGGCCTTCGCGGAACGGGAGTGA
- a CDS encoding phosphoadenylyl-sulfate reductase: protein MAFDNVERPSLAARLDAELRHAHPVTVLESAVEAFGDRLALVSSFGAESVVLLHMISKIKPDTPVLFLDTGMLFGQTLDYRKTLASKLGLTDVRDLRPHYQDLATTDPDAKLWQTDTDACCNIRKVIPLDRALADFDAWITGRKRFHGGDRLSLPVVEPAETQVKFNPLANWGKAELDAYMAEHDLPAHPLVAQGFPSIGCWPCTKPVEEGEDVRAGRWAGQDKTECGIHVARAPGAVTNVGGDI, encoded by the coding sequence ATGGCTTTCGATAATGTCGAGCGCCCGTCGCTCGCCGCCCGCCTGGACGCCGAGTTGCGCCACGCCCACCCGGTGACGGTGCTGGAGTCGGCGGTCGAGGCCTTCGGCGACAGGCTGGCCCTGGTCTCGTCCTTCGGGGCGGAATCGGTGGTGCTGCTGCACATGATCTCGAAGATCAAGCCGGACACGCCGGTGCTGTTCCTCGACACCGGTATGCTGTTCGGCCAGACCCTCGACTACCGGAAGACCCTGGCGTCCAAGCTCGGCCTCACCGACGTGCGCGACCTGCGTCCGCACTATCAGGACCTGGCCACCACCGATCCCGACGCCAAGCTCTGGCAGACCGACACCGACGCCTGCTGCAATATCCGCAAGGTGATCCCGCTGGATCGCGCCTTGGCCGATTTCGACGCCTGGATCACCGGCCGCAAGCGCTTCCATGGGGGCGACCGTCTGTCGCTGCCGGTGGTGGAGCCCGCGGAGACCCAGGTGAAATTCAATCCCCTGGCCAACTGGGGCAAGGCCGAGCTCGACGCCTATATGGCCGAGCATGACCTGCCGGCCCATCCGCTTGTGGCGCAAGGCTTTCCGTCCATCGGCTGCTGGCCCTGCACCAAGCCGGTGGAGGAGGGCGAGGACGTCCGCGCCGGCCGCTGGGCGGGCCAGGACAAGACCGAGTGCGGCATCCACGTCGCCCGCGCGCCCGGCGCCGTCACCAATGTCGGCGGCGACATCTAG
- a CDS encoding ferredoxin--NADP reductase translates to MTQTIAPAAPAKKAGAFFTETVTWVQHWTPELFSFRTTRDPTLRFQSGQFLMVGLEVDGKPLVRAYSVASPAWHDGLEFYSIKVQDGPLTSRLQKIKVGDQVLIGRKPTGTLVLDGLKPGKRLYMLGTGTGLAPWLSLARDPEVYDRFEQVIVTHTVRAVADLNYRELFEHDLAQDEILSEVIGGKLTYYPTVTREPFKTQGRITTLIESGKLFEDLGLPPLDPAVDRLMLCGGPSVLADLKALLEARGYVEGSLANPGDYVLERAFVET, encoded by the coding sequence ATGACGCAGACCATCGCCCCGGCCGCGCCGGCCAAGAAAGCCGGCGCCTTCTTCACCGAGACCGTCACCTGGGTCCAGCACTGGACGCCGGAACTGTTCTCGTTCCGCACCACCCGCGACCCGACCCTGCGCTTCCAGAGCGGCCAGTTCCTCATGGTTGGCCTGGAGGTCGACGGCAAGCCGCTGGTGCGCGCCTATTCGGTGGCCTCGCCCGCCTGGCATGACGGGCTGGAATTCTATTCGATCAAGGTCCAGGACGGCCCGCTGACCTCGCGCCTGCAGAAGATCAAGGTGGGCGACCAGGTGCTGATCGGCCGCAAGCCCACCGGCACCCTGGTGCTGGACGGCCTCAAGCCCGGAAAACGTCTCTACATGCTGGGCACCGGCACCGGCCTGGCGCCCTGGCTCTCCCTGGCCCGGGATCCGGAGGTCTATGACCGGTTCGAACAGGTCATCGTCACCCACACGGTGCGCGCCGTCGCCGACCTGAACTACCGCGAGTTGTTCGAGCACGACCTGGCGCAGGACGAGATCCTCAGCGAGGTGATCGGGGGTAAGCTCACCTACTACCCGACCGTGACCCGCGAGCCGTTCAAGACCCAGGGCCGGATCACGACGCTCATCGAGTCCGGGAAGCTGTTCGAGGACCTGGGCCTTCCGCCCCTGGACCCGGCCGTCGACCGCCTGATGCTGTGCGGCGGGCCCTCGGTGCTGGCCGACCTCAAGGCGCTGCTGGAAGCCCGCGGCTATGTGGAAGGCTCCCTGGCCAACCCCGGCGACTACGTCCTGGAACGCGCCTTCGTCGAGACCTGA